In the genome of Saprospira sp. CCB-QB6, one region contains:
- a CDS encoding OmpH family outer membrane protein → MKFASFFSLMACLLFLAATPLSAQKMAHVDGDAIIPNMPAYKRAKAEVESYGKILQKQLEAESKKVQDFYTSTMEKAQKGLLSPAQQKQAEEQLQQMQQGLQQKSAEAERSLAKKEQDLVKPLYEQFNKALTDVAAENGYSYIMDIKLIMYSEGGIDATAKVKAKLGI, encoded by the coding sequence ATGAAATTTGCTTCTTTTTTTAGCCTAATGGCCTGCTTGCTCTTTTTAGCAGCTACGCCATTGTCGGCCCAAAAAATGGCTCATGTAGATGGCGATGCGATTATTCCCAATATGCCCGCCTATAAAAGAGCAAAAGCAGAGGTAGAATCTTATGGCAAAATTTTGCAAAAGCAACTAGAAGCTGAAAGCAAAAAGGTCCAGGATTTTTATACTAGCACCATGGAAAAAGCACAGAAAGGTTTGCTTTCTCCTGCACAACAAAAACAAGCGGAAGAACAACTGCAACAAATGCAGCAAGGTCTGCAGCAAAAAAGCGCAGAAGCAGAGCGTTCTTTGGCCAAAAAAGAACAGGATCTTGTTAAACCACTCTATGAGCAGTTTAATAAGGCCCTTACCGATGTAGCTGCCGAAAATGGCTATAGCTATATTATGGATATCAAGCTCATTATGTACTCTGAAGGAGGCATTGACGCTACCGCAAAAGTAAAAGCAAAGTTGGGCATTTAA
- a CDS encoding OmpH family outer membrane protein, protein MKKLMQLSSILMLLTFMAFSSVSYGQQKIAYVDADVIIPNMPEYKRAKAEVESYRKILEKQLEGKQAAMQQYYADVMAKVQAGQMTPLQQKEAEQKLAKMQEDLQKQALKADEDLVRKEQDLTKPLYEKFEAKLKEVATDNGYAYILDKKMLLYHQGGTDATAKLKAKLGI, encoded by the coding sequence ATGAAAAAGCTTATGCAGCTCAGCAGCATTTTGATGTTGCTTACTTTTATGGCCTTTAGTTCAGTGAGCTACGGCCAGCAAAAAATTGCCTACGTAGATGCTGATGTCATCATTCCCAATATGCCCGAATATAAAAGAGCCAAAGCCGAGGTAGAATCTTATCGCAAGATTTTGGAAAAACAACTAGAGGGCAAGCAAGCTGCTATGCAGCAGTATTATGCTGATGTCATGGCTAAAGTTCAAGCGGGTCAAATGACTCCTTTGCAACAAAAAGAAGCCGAGCAGAAATTGGCCAAAATGCAAGAAGATTTGCAAAAACAGGCCCTAAAAGCCGATGAGGATTTGGTACGCAAAGAGCAAGACCTCACTAAGCCCCTATATGAAAAATTTGAGGCTAAACTCAAAGAAGTGGCTACTGATAATGGTTATGCTTACATTTTGGACAAAAAAATGTTGCTTTATCACCAAGGTGGCACTGATGCCACAGCCAAACTAAAAGCCAAGCTCGGCATTTAA
- a CDS encoding OmpH family outer membrane protein, whose protein sequence is MKNLLLSLTLLLSTMSFSFAQRAAYVDMTKIMDAVPEYKTAQAELDQLAERWRQEIAKEYEQIEQLYREYQAREVLMSEEMKTQKQNEIIEKEKAVRALQDQRFGPEGELFTKRQSLVKPIQEKVYKTIELLAKERNYDFIFTAPDGSQMIYAKADKDLTAEVVKRLGK, encoded by the coding sequence ATGAAAAACCTCTTATTAAGCCTAACGCTACTGTTGTCTACCATGAGCTTTTCCTTTGCACAAAGAGCGGCTTATGTGGATATGACCAAAATTATGGATGCTGTGCCCGAATATAAAACGGCACAGGCCGAATTGGACCAGTTGGCAGAGCGTTGGCGGCAAGAAATTGCCAAAGAATACGAACAAATTGAACAACTTTATCGCGAATATCAGGCAAGAGAGGTCTTGATGAGCGAAGAGATGAAAACCCAAAAACAAAACGAAATTATTGAGAAAGAAAAGGCCGTTAGAGCCTTGCAAGACCAGCGTTTTGGACCAGAAGGAGAGCTTTTTACTAAGCGCCAAAGTCTAGTGAAACCCATTCAGGAAAAGGTTTACAAAACCATCGAGCTATTGGCCAAGGAGCGCAATTACGACTTCATTTTTACGGCTCCCGATGGCAGCCAAATGATTTATGCCAAAGCCGATAAAGACCTAACTGCAGAGGTCGTAAAGCGCTTGGGTAAATAA
- a CDS encoding isopenicillin N synthase family dioxygenase — protein sequence MATITGIPQVDLSQFVKGDASQQAAFVEALGKAFTEIGFVGVVNHGIPKELIKKFFEESERFFAQDLETKDKYEVKNGAGQRGYCSFGREHAKQSNVGDLKEFYQFGQELPEGHELKDVYMDNIYTDELPEFNKTARELYQAFEASGAHLLEAIAIFLGLDRNYFNPHIEGGNSILRAIHYPPITEEPKSAIRSEEHEDINLITLLVGASADGLQVRPLGQDWIDVKALGDGIVINVGDMLQRLTNNKLKSTTHRVVNPPRELWHTSRISIPFFLHPRSDMDLTCLEDCVTEETPLQYEPITAGEYLDERLREIGLKK from the coding sequence ATGGCAACTATTACCGGAATTCCTCAGGTAGACCTGAGTCAGTTCGTAAAGGGTGATGCCTCTCAGCAAGCTGCTTTTGTTGAGGCCCTAGGAAAAGCATTTACAGAAATTGGTTTTGTGGGCGTCGTGAATCACGGCATTCCCAAAGAGTTAATTAAGAAGTTCTTTGAAGAGTCTGAGCGCTTTTTTGCACAAGACTTAGAAACCAAAGACAAATATGAGGTCAAAAATGGCGCTGGACAAAGAGGATATTGCTCTTTTGGCCGCGAACATGCCAAACAATCTAATGTTGGTGACCTTAAAGAATTTTATCAGTTCGGCCAAGAGTTGCCCGAAGGACACGAACTCAAAGATGTGTACATGGATAACATCTACACCGATGAGTTGCCTGAGTTCAACAAAACAGCCCGTGAGTTGTACCAAGCTTTTGAAGCTTCTGGCGCTCACTTGCTAGAGGCTATCGCTATTTTCTTGGGACTAGACCGCAATTATTTCAATCCTCATATTGAGGGCGGAAACTCTATTTTGCGCGCTATTCACTATCCTCCCATCACAGAAGAACCCAAATCGGCTATCCGCTCAGAAGAGCATGAGGATATCAACCTCATTACCCTTTTGGTGGGCGCTTCTGCCGACGGACTACAAGTGCGTCCCTTGGGCCAAGATTGGATCGATGTGAAAGCCTTGGGCGATGGTATCGTCATCAATGTTGGAGATATGCTACAACGCCTCACCAACAACAAATTGAAGTCGACTACGCACCGTGTAGTGAACCCACCACGCGAACTTTGGCACACTTCACGCATCTCTATTCCTTTCTTCTTGCATCCCCGCAGCGATATGGATTTGACTTGCCTAGAAGATTGCGTAACCGAAGAAACGCCCCTACAATACGAGCCAATTACCGCTGGCGAGTACCTAGATGAGCGTCTACGCGAAATCGGACTTAAAAAATAA
- a CDS encoding TlpA family protein disulfide reductase — MLYYLFYSLSIFLVWGLAFLYGGQPSNYSILLGLFYTFYASYYIRQLIKGTETKWHILLKLFAPLLYFGLYIYTLKERGYSWMVLLNSPFTAATLLTLGIQFDRRLFPKQAMQFFILTGIIIYSFRFYPQHIELSNYEHHQQEPSYNFAEKKAEEPKRDSSYNIFSQFFLQEEGDTVTLAQNGHYVLIETWHERCPPCLKAIPDMQPFYQELKGKLDQYYIYVPIDKMTELNQNKVFNFEKIKEHERIRIDLGLQQQLGLKGFPYFLLFNPQGELIFEQRGYNEKKRLELEALIREKIL; from the coding sequence ATGCTCTATTACTTATTCTACTCATTGTCTATCTTTTTAGTTTGGGGGCTGGCCTTTTTGTATGGAGGCCAACCCTCAAATTATAGCATTTTGTTGGGGCTATTCTATACCTTTTATGCTAGCTATTATATTCGGCAGTTGATTAAGGGCACTGAAACCAAATGGCATATTTTATTAAAGCTATTTGCTCCCCTGCTTTATTTTGGGCTATATATCTATACCTTAAAGGAGAGGGGCTATTCTTGGATGGTCCTGCTTAATTCTCCATTTACGGCGGCTACTCTGTTAACCCTAGGAATTCAGTTTGATCGCCGTTTATTCCCGAAGCAAGCCATGCAGTTTTTCATTTTGACAGGAATTATCATTTACAGTTTTCGCTTTTATCCTCAGCATATAGAGTTATCTAACTATGAGCATCATCAGCAGGAGCCTAGCTACAATTTTGCAGAAAAAAAAGCAGAGGAGCCCAAAAGAGATAGCAGTTACAATATCTTTAGTCAATTCTTTTTGCAAGAGGAGGGAGATACTGTGACCTTGGCTCAAAATGGCCATTATGTGCTGATTGAAACTTGGCATGAACGCTGCCCACCTTGCCTGAAGGCCATTCCAGATATGCAGCCTTTTTATCAAGAACTAAAAGGAAAGTTGGATCAATACTACATTTATGTTCCAATAGATAAAATGACAGAATTAAACCAAAACAAAGTCTTTAACTTTGAAAAAATTAAAGAGCATGAACGCATTCGCATTGATTTAGGGCTACAGCAGCAGTTGGGCCTCAAAGGGTTTCCATATTTTCTGTTGTTTAATCCCCAAGGAGAGCTAATTTTTGAGCAAAGAGGCTACAATGAAAAAAAACGTTTGGAGCTAGAAGCCCTAATCCGGGAAAAAATCTTGTAG
- a CDS encoding leucine-rich repeat domain-containing protein, with amino-acid sequence MNILGALRALIGSADMANIELAFSLAEGQSVPLRELLAPYYMLWPRAEPPAEMSKEDLWALLQRPFLNLSNRKLVELPKEIGQFRALEQLDLSGNQLETLPQELGELPYLHSINLNTNRLEAFPSFLGALPHLQQLFLGVNKIKTLPKRAEGFRALRNLQLFDNELEEVSFSFFQAEDFGMLNLSRNPLRELSLFADGQFGQLRKLELSGTQLRQLPADIGLLYSLTHLDLSYNPKLEELPASFERLDRLQILESRNTPLKKLDQWLQRMPWVDFLV; translated from the coding sequence TTGAATATTTTAGGAGCACTTAGAGCTTTAATAGGCAGTGCCGATATGGCCAATATTGAGTTAGCCTTTAGTTTGGCGGAGGGGCAGTCTGTGCCTTTGCGGGAGCTTTTGGCGCCATATTATATGCTTTGGCCAAGGGCGGAGCCGCCAGCAGAAATGAGTAAGGAAGATCTTTGGGCTTTATTGCAGCGTCCTTTCCTCAACTTATCTAATCGAAAGTTAGTAGAGTTGCCCAAAGAGATTGGGCAGTTTAGGGCTTTGGAGCAATTGGACCTTTCTGGAAATCAGTTGGAGACTTTGCCACAGGAGTTGGGAGAATTGCCTTATTTGCACAGCATCAATCTGAATACGAATCGATTAGAGGCATTTCCTAGTTTTTTGGGGGCTTTGCCTCATTTGCAGCAGTTGTTTTTGGGGGTAAATAAGATAAAAACCTTGCCTAAAAGGGCCGAGGGGTTTCGGGCCTTGCGTAATTTGCAGCTTTTTGATAATGAGTTGGAGGAAGTTTCCTTTAGTTTTTTTCAGGCCGAGGATTTTGGGATGCTCAACTTGAGTCGAAACCCTTTGCGGGAGCTTTCTCTTTTTGCAGATGGGCAGTTTGGGCAGCTGCGTAAGCTGGAGTTGAGTGGTACCCAATTGAGGCAATTGCCAGCGGATATAGGTCTTCTTTACTCACTGACGCATTTAGATCTTTCTTATAATCCGAAGTTGGAGGAATTGCCAGCGAGTTTTGAGCGGCTAGATCGGCTGCAAATTTTAGAAAGTAGAAACACGCCGCTCAAAAAATTGGACCAGTGGCTGCAACGAATGCCATGGGTCGACTTTTTGGTTTAG
- a CDS encoding LolA family protein yields MRTIKLLFAFCLMMTFGLNSLQAQTPFFKKALANVEKSDPAAKKVLEKLKKKYTQYNAIYAEYELLIDNRETQERQQGQITQEGDKFHVNNNGNEIYCDGSTLWMYMKNNNELQINDYEPEDEDMMSPSKIMKIYEAEDEFFYALTQERGDICEIEFKPHDKDADFFKIRATIDRAKPMVNEIKVFAKDGTIYTLDIKVLKAAQPKASDFVFDKTKYPGIREVDMR; encoded by the coding sequence ATGAGAACAATTAAATTGCTTTTCGCTTTTTGCCTAATGATGACATTCGGCCTAAATAGCCTGCAAGCCCAAACGCCTTTCTTTAAAAAGGCCCTAGCCAATGTGGAAAAATCAGACCCAGCCGCCAAAAAGGTTCTGGAAAAACTGAAAAAAAAGTACACTCAATATAATGCAATTTATGCAGAATATGAGTTGCTTATTGATAACCGTGAAACTCAAGAACGCCAACAAGGCCAAATTACCCAAGAAGGCGATAAGTTTCACGTTAATAATAATGGCAACGAAATATATTGCGATGGCAGCACGCTCTGGATGTACATGAAAAATAATAATGAGCTCCAAATCAATGATTATGAGCCCGAAGATGAAGACATGATGTCTCCCTCTAAAATTATGAAGATCTATGAGGCCGAAGATGAATTTTTCTACGCCCTCACCCAAGAAAGAGGCGATATCTGCGAAATCGAATTCAAACCCCATGACAAAGATGCCGATTTCTTTAAAATTAGAGCCACAATTGACCGTGCTAAACCAATGGTTAATGAAATTAAAGTTTTTGCCAAGGACGGTACTATCTACACCCTAGATATTAAGGTCCTTAAAGCCGCCCAACCCAAAGCCAGCGATTTTGTCTTTGACAAAACAAAATATCCTGGCATCAGAGAAGTGGATATGCGTTAA